The Arachis duranensis cultivar V14167 chromosome 9, aradu.V14167.gnm2.J7QH, whole genome shotgun sequence genomic sequence TACAACTTAACAAAAAgggattttttttgaaataaatattttatttatcaaaatattttatttatcaaaatacatATAATCTTATTTCGTTTATAATATGTATTTTCgtaaaattattacaaattatatattttaataaataaaatatttatttaaaaaaaatccaacaaaaaGTTAGTCACTATATTTATCGACGGTCTAAATTTGGAgtaaattttttaatcttttaaatgaaaaccaaaatacgaaaagaaactaaaatataaatattaaaaaagtacATCAAAATACCTCAATCTGATTTTTGTATGACTATAACTATTGATTCACTTATTATTGTAAGAAAATCTTCAAGGTGTAGGGATATATTAAATGTTgggtatatactaaaatttagttatttatataaattatgtattaaaaataaaatataaattaaaaagatttaaaataatacatatgattattaaaaaatactatatagataaaaaataattattaaatgttattatatttgtatataaatatatattttattttatatatatttgtatgaGACTTTGCGAGTATGGAATGAGAGAAGAATCACAGACTTACTGATTTTGATGGTGACAAGATCGAACCTCTAGAGCGATGGTACCTATAAAGATACTTTGACGCTTAAGTCAAAATAGATCTAAGAAATATATGTGAGGGTTAGAAATGTATATATACCTAAAGGAGCTATAGACTCCCTTTATATAGTTTGCGGTCGTTATCTTATTCTTGTtagttaagataaaaaaaaatatttgaatttgaatattttttttcggtaattatttgaatttgaatattggTTAGGGATTTATGGTCACTTGGCCAATTTGGGCCGCAGTGATGGCCCGAATCTAGGTAATGAGgtcgataaaaaaatatttaaatttgaatattgaTTAGGAATTTATGGTCACTTAACCAGTTTGGGCCGCCCCGAACCCTAATAATAAGGTCATTGCTGCTCTGATAAGGGACCTGGGGTCGGGCTTGAGTCAGGAACAATATTcaatgtgtattttgtatttcataTATTATGtgcaaaaaatattatgtgcaACAAAAAAATAGTTACTAAATTAATCACTATATTTTtgtgtataaaatataaatctatGTATtcaattttatgtatattttatattctaataattttatataattaattaatttgataactgattttttgtgtacatatttataattaattctatattaataatttatttaataacatttttaatatacaaatatatgataattaatttagtaagttttaatgtatatatattattttttaataaaataataaaatgttgATATCTACTCTATTTACGATTTTGAATGTGACCAAAAGTATTCATTCAAGATTTAGTTAGATTTGACAGGATTAAGTGGGATTTGTTCGTTTTTTAGTTCTTTGTTggtaggtttagggtttatgtacattttcttctttattataattttgaagggccatattttcttattcttattaatttGGTCATTTGACCTACTTTTATCAACAGTGAAGGCAATACAATAGATATATCAAAGTAAAATTTCAAAGTTTTAGTATAGTATAAAATTACTGTTGAGTGCATTTTGGCAATTTCACATGTCAAATAGTAATGGTAGAGAAAGTTGACTAAATGGCATAGataattaaatatacaaaatatacgtaaataaataaaacaaagaacATTAAACTGCAAAGCAGCTACAAATAACTCAATACATGCAACGATTACATTTTCTATGGTCCAAGAACACAGCAGAATGACTACCGTATACAATACAAACACACTATACtctcattttcttattttcttttcatttttttccttcctTAATTCCTATTTTCTGTGTTTCAATTgttctttttcaatcaattctCCTATTTATATGGTATCTGGAACAGATGCTATTCTACCTGTGAAGAGGAGCAAGCAACTCAGGAAGAGCAGGAAAGCATACACACACCGGGTCGATATGCCCATGCTGGCGGCAACCGGGCATATTTTTCCATTCCTGGCTGCTCATCAAAGGGATGCTCAACTAACTTGAGCAACCGGCGAACTTCGCTAAAATCACCTATTTCTGCTGCGTCGATTGCAGTCTGGCACAGATAGTTTCTGAGAATAAATTTAGGGTTCACGGAATTCATCGAGGCCTTCCTCTGATCATCGGAAATGTCACTGGTCGAGAGCTGCATAACCCCAAGAAAAGCAATCATATTAAACAACAATGGCATCATTGCCTGTTGGTTGATTGCATCAAATGAATAGAGTTACTGTAGTGCGTACCTCATGTATGTAAGCCTTCAACCAACTGGTCCATGCTTCTTTCCGCTCGTTGCCGATATCTAATAGTACAGACTTCAGTGGGATCAACAACTCATCATCTGGAATGCTGGTATCTGCTTTAATATTTGAAAGTGTCCGAAAGAAGTTTGTGTAATCAACCTTATCTACAGCCATATTACTAAGAAGTTTACTGATCAGTTGCTTATTATATTTAGGGAGGCCAAGCTTCTTGGTCATTATAGCTTGATATTCATCCATAAATTTCGTTCCATACCTGAAACAAAAACCATAAGGAGACAAATTTAAAAGCAGTTCAAATCTATTCCTCCTACAAGGGAAAATACATGCAAGTATTACTGCTACCTTTCCATAGCATAATTCGCCTCTTTCTCATTTATTAGTTGAGCAGCTGATAGAGTTGTTGTGAATTGTGCAAGATTCCACAAACCAATGTCAGGCTGGTTTGCAAAACAGTATCTTCTACCTGGAAGATCTGTGGTATTTGGGGTAAAGCTAGGATCAAAAGCATCCAAAAAGCCAAATGGACCATAATCGATAGTAAGACCCAAAATGCTCATGTTATCAGTGTTCAGCACACCGTGAGTGAAACCAACCCCCTGCCATTTCGCAATCAAGGAAGCGGTACGTTCAGCAACCTCCACCACCCAAGCTGACATAGGATGACACCATATGAAAAAACAGACAGAGCTAATCAGAACTCAAAGTTTTACTTAAAATAATCCCACAAATAACTGTATCATTATCCATATATTTGAAAAAACACAATCATTGTGTTAGTAAGGAAGTTAGAAAGAATACAATGAAAGTTTCTATGTTCAGAGTTTTTATGGAGCTAAATGACCTTGTGAACACATAGAACAACAGCCTATGAGGTATAATGTATCAAAACCTTACAAGTGTTAtccccaacaacaacaacaacaataataataaaaatagaaccaATTCTTGTCTTTTATCTTTCATTGTCATAAACATTGAAGTAATCTGAGCAACAGAAGATACCAACTGACAACAGCAGATAATAAAAGCCACATGACTTCTacaccaaaatttcaacaaagcACTTTGATAACAAAAATGCTAAAGTCAGCAGTATAATCCAGATTCACCAATTTGGATATTGCAGTGTCAGATCTTGTTCCCTTACCTGCATACTTGTTTGAAGTAAGATCCACAACAgaatgatcttcatcaccagtGCTAAAAGATAAGCCTTCACTCTTACTCATGTTCTCAATATGAGGAAAATGGTGTCTAATAGCATAGTCTGCCAAATCACGGACAATACCTAGATCCTCTTCACCTCTGGAGGCATGTATTTGGTATGACCCGAAACGGAGAAAAGATTGGGCAACTCTGCATACAATTGCACCAGGTTCTTCCTTCGGGTTGCCACTGCATGTGTGATATTAAGTTATTGAAACATATTCATCAAATCAACCTTCAACATGTGCATATAACAATATTCTTAAAGAAGATGTCAGTCTCCAAGTCCAGATTTTTcatcatataaaattaaaagaaagcctAAAGTTTATATACTAAGAACTTGGGTCATTCTTCAGTCGCTGGAATTTTACATGAACAATTACCAGCTAGAGACTAGagtcattatcattatcattaaaCCAAGAAACATGAAAATAATCTAGCATTGTTGAGGTTAAAGTGAGCATACTCATAAAACATGTCTCGAGTGACCAGCTTCCCAGTGGTCACAAGACAAAGGGCGCGGGTTGTTGGAATCCCCAGGTGGTGCATTGCTTCACTACAAAGGAACTCCCGTATACTACTACGTAGCACCGCAAGGCCATCAGCAAACCGACTGTAAGGAGTCTTCCCAGCACCTTTGAGTTGTAGCTCCCACCTTTCAGACTCTGAGTTCAGTATTTCCCCCAGCGTAATTGCCCTACCATCCCCCAACTGCCCAGCCCACATACCAAATTGATGTCCACCATAGCACTGAGCATAAGGCAACCTGTATACAGTAGAAACTCAATCAAGCCTAACCGTATCATTATTATCCATCCAAAAGAATCTGCTGACATCTATAAAACACTTACGCTCCAACCAATGGTGTTGCACCAGAGAAAATATGGGGAAAATCAGGCCTTTCAAATCTGAAACTCAAAACACAAAAAGGGTCAATAACTAATACTAAGCTTCACCAAAACACGTCTGACAATTATTTGGTGTAGAGCATCCAGAGTTAAACCCTTCAATACAAGTACAAAATGCATGCAAAACATTAGTTGTAGTATTGATAATGGCACAATGCACATGACAatagggaaaaaaaaaaccagccacgctatatgtatataaaaaattagccaCCAAATTAGTCAATCATATAGAATACatattgaaatacaaaatacaaaatttacatTGAAATGAGTTAAATTTATACACAATTTCATAATGGCTAATTTCGGTGTGCatatatagtatttttgtaaaaaaacaAATAGTGGATAAGCCCCAAACAAATATGCAGtttccaaattctaatataTGAAACGGAACAATGGGAATCAGAGATCTATGCTTTAAGCTGAACAGAAATTGAAGACAAAAGTAAAGACAACTAACTCTTTATGGTCCAAATCAAGGAGGTCAGCAACGGGTTCGGACCACGCTACAAGTTGGGGATCATCTACCTCAGCTGAGGGTGAAACCTTGGTATAACAAGCATGCAGCACctgaaacaaaaacaataataataataataatcagaaAGAGGAAAAACGAAAACCTAAATTGGCGTGGCATTGAATCAGTATGGAATACGATATTGAAAAGGAAGTGAGAGGTGAGGAGGAGGTACCTCTCTAGGGAAGGAATCGGTTCTGGGATCAGAGGGAAGTTCTTTGACGAAGGAATGGTCCCAATCGAGAAGGTGGAGCTTCTTCTTGGAGTGGGATTGGAGA encodes the following:
- the LOC107467694 gene encoding uncharacterized protein LOC107467694, producing the protein MVMPLSLSLTSTFAHFHFSFSLKTSLFLRRARVNLPLYPRRSTRTRISFACGASSMEESPSSLDSLTHRLSTHTLQSHSKKKLHLLDWDHSFVKELPSDPRTDSFPREVLHACYTKVSPSAEVDDPQLVAWSEPVADLLDLDHKEFERPDFPHIFSGATPLVGALPYAQCYGGHQFGMWAGQLGDGRAITLGEILNSESERWELQLKGAGKTPYSRFADGLAVLRSSIREFLCSEAMHHLGIPTTRALCLVTTGKLVTRDMFYDGNPKEEPGAIVCRVAQSFLRFGSYQIHASRGEEDLGIVRDLADYAIRHHFPHIENMSKSEGLSFSTGDEDHSVVDLTSNKYAAWVVEVAERTASLIAKWQGVGFTHGVLNTDNMSILGLTIDYGPFGFLDAFDPSFTPNTTDLPGRRYCFANQPDIGLWNLAQFTTTLSAAQLINEKEANYAMERYGTKFMDEYQAIMTKKLGLPKYNKQLISKLLSNMAVDKVDYTNFFRTLSNIKADTSIPDDELLIPLKSVLLDIGNERKEAWTSWLKAYIHELSTSDISDDQRKASMNSVNPKFILRNYLCQTAIDAAEIGDFSEVRRLLKLVEHPFDEQPGMEKYARLPPAWAYRPGVCMLSCSS